A genomic region of Parambassis ranga chromosome 7, fParRan2.1, whole genome shotgun sequence contains the following coding sequences:
- the nol9 gene encoding polynucleotide 5'-hydroxyl-kinase NOL9, giving the protein MKVNKHAQVKGKSQKWKDVRGKRHRPPVSSSELNSSPGMANMIKEHQVAVKKKPSVKRLKNKAKPVSEPKTTTPQSGFKKPYSQANGSSVFALDNESDDLQDWKEYSQMILGNGVETSGDMEDDVQPGRLEGEALHHCAQRDDRQNHAVLVMQKDQTLCFRGKCFLTCLFGRVEVMGFTIERGQQSYPLFSPASHCPLTIKALGSSDYSSDDRTEASLILQKYLTSASRKKLLKKIISNSSIILLEPMETPLTRFLSSLSDLSELFGNPVSELLSAVLDTPLNGLGMVPLASSIEGLKMSKSYREGLNTVVNACKGDMDGCAVILVYGTKNVGKSTFIRVLINTLLNHTASVDYLEGDLGQTEFTPAGCLSLSTVREPLLGPPFTHQQTPEHMIYYGQSSCESDLDRYLESLKSLWRRRSPSRESPIIINTMGWVKGFGFQLLVDMIRVFPVSHVVQLSHSGASQCPSLTPEFLRTAHGCQTHPPAQTSLDEFTESHSPPRSYTHLIVQSEFSGVARQGTAKHQRTNEHRDLALLAYLSQLQSADPGPVRPLHTLTPYQVPHTAVALGVIHCDVVPTHMFYAANASLVGLCCLAEKVVSRGGPVLLSQAPICPCVGFGVLRGIDMARGLYFLLTPVDPSILRKVNCLLLGAITLPSCILTTQPGLEGEMPYVTSDYSFDLTGAGKLRVFKGLMRPSHTGVQ; this is encoded by the exons ATGAAGGTAAACAAACACGCACAGGTAAAGGGGAAGTCACAGAAGTGGAAGGATGTTAGGGGCAAACGGCACAGACCTCCCGTCAGCTCCTCTGAGCTCAACTCTAGTCCTGGCATGGCCAACATGATCAAGGAGCACCAGGTGGCTGTGAAGAAAAAACCCTCCGTcaagagactgaaaaataaagcaaagCCTGTGTCTGAGCCCAAGACCACCACGCCTCAGTCTGGATTTAAGAAGCCGTATTCTCAGGCTAATGGGAGTTCAGTGTTTGCTTTGGACAATGAGTCAGATGACTTACAGGACTGGAAGGAGTATTCTCAGATGATTCTTGGGAATGGTGTGGAGACCTCAGGTGACATGGAGGACGATGTCCAGCCAGGTCGACTGGAGGGCGAGGCTCTGCATCACTGTGCACAAAGAGACGACCGACAGAACCACGCAGTGCTTGTCATGCAGAAGGACCAG ACTTTGTGTTTCAGAGGAAAATGcttcctgacctgtctgtttGGCCGTGTGGAGGTGATGGGCTTCACCATTGAAAGGGGCCAGCAGTCATATCCACTCTTCTCCCCCGCCTCACATTGTCCCCTAACCATTAAAGCACTGGGAAGCTCTGATTACAGCAGTGATGACAGAACAGAAGCTTCTCTCATCTTACAAAAGTATCTGACATCAG CATCACGGAAGAAGTTGTTAAAAAAGATCATATCAAACTCGTCCATCATCCTCCTGGAGCCCATGGAGACACCACTGACGCGGTTCCTGTCGAGTCTCTCGGACCTCAGTGAACTGTTCGGCAACCCTGTT AGTgaactcctgtcagctgttctTGACACGCCACTCAACGGTTTGGGTATGGTTCCCCTGGCCAGCAGCATCGAGGGCCTGAAAATGTCAAAGAGCTACAGGGAGGGTCTGAACACGGTGGTCAACGCCTGCAAAG GCGACATGGATGGCTGTGCAGTCATCCTTGTTTATGGGACCAAGAATGTGGGCAAGTCCACATTTATCCGCGTCCTCATCAATACCTTACTCAATCA cactgcCAGCGTGGACTATTTGGAAGGCGACCTCGGTCAGACGGAGTTCACTCCTGCTGGTTGCCTCTCTTTGTCGACAGTCAGAGAACCTCTTCTAG GCCCTCCTTTCACACATCAGCAAACACCGGAGCACATGATCTACTATGGCCAGTCGTCATGCGAGTCGGACTTAGACCGATACCTGGAATCTCTTAAGTCCTTGTGGCGCAGGCGTTCCCCGAGCAGAGAGAGTCCCATCATTATCAACACCATGGgctgggtcaaag GGTTCGGCTTCCAGCTGCTGGTGGACATGATCCGCGTCTTCCCCGTCTCGCACGTCGTTCAGCTCAGTCACAGCGGCGCCTCCCAGTGCCCCTCCCTCACGCCCGAGTTTCTTAGGACAGCGCACGGCTGTCAGACACACCCACCCGCCCAGACCTCTCTGGATGAGTTCACAGAGAGCCACAGTCCACCCCGGAGTTACACTCACCTTATTGTGCAGTCAGAGTTTTCAGGAGTGGCGCGCCAGGGAACAGC GAAACACCAACGCACCAATGAGCACAGAGACCTGGCTCTGCTGGCCTATCTAAGccagctgcagtctgctgaTCCTGGACCCGTTAGACCTCTACACACCCTCACCCCGTACCAG GTGCCTCACACAGCCGTGGCTCTAGGTGTGATCCACTGCGACGTGGTGCCCACTCACATGTTCTATGCTGCCAACGCCAGCCTGGTGGGACTCTGCTGCCTGGCAGAGAAGGTGGTGAGCAGAGGAGGTCCGGTCCTGCTGTCCCAGGCTCCCATCTGCCCGTGTGTGGGCTTCG GTGTGCTCCGAGGTATCGACATGGCGCGAGGTCTGTATTTCTTGCTGACGCCTGTAGACCCCTCCATCCTCAGGAAGGTCAACTGTCTCCTCCTGGGAGCCATTACGCTGCCTTCATGCATCCTCACAACACAG CCGGGTCTGGAAGGGGAGATGCCCTACGTCACCTCTGACTACAGCTTTGATCTCACCGGCGCAGGGAAGCTGCGAGTCTTCAAGGGTCTGATGAGGCCCAGTCACACCGGGGTGCAGTGA
- the zbtb48 gene encoding telomere zinc finger-associated protein isoform X1, which translates to MPPAADTAHAQRVLTSLNQQRAAGRFCDATLNVDGGVVFLAHRNILACFSALFQQASSTPPAPCMDFCLQGCPGEGLEVLLNFVYTGELKLDPNNLDKVQHAATSLCVQEVLALCQKFKDSSVDAAAAKRRRGRPRKSASNEAAVKETAVTKDEPSVDAAAASLTTTTTTRSGRVVKGPKRLVTIDGGSVADSKRAALVPVDKGGGDIPLESTNPDQPAAGTEVQNTDVRVTELQVDTNDNGVTKVTGGTAGEEEEEDDDNVGDFEGIHDDSDEEYVPVAEPSSSTATPQKRKAQSKTNKTESAEEDSKQDSVQCPVCNKSFKSKYYLKVHNRRHTGERPFGCLKCGKRYFRKENLLMHESRECARVMTYGCQTCSATFTAKEELRMHVVSHTGEMPHKCSTCSEQFMYKKNLTMHMMKVHGHPKPHACPQCPKTFLTRTELRVHEAAKHRGEKPFVCEECGHRASSRNGLQMHIKAIHRNERPFVCTLCGRAFSQKNNLNMHLRIHSGERPYQCHLCGKTFRTQASLDKHNRTHTGERPFSCDVCEQRFTEKGALVRHKASKHEEGRPHCCHICGKTFKAREQLRVHLRRHKGMRKFECIDCGYKFTRQAHLRRHIQIHKRTENYNPRQRKLRNLVVGNVDGSPGVNEAAEAADAPLIADRTDIVPETAVIQGNTNSDPAGPPSDCIVRVVIESAASVMEEAVSNQNLGHGDAAESFSVETEPYESTMDMEGMVANLSQCKS; encoded by the exons ATGCCTCCTGCAGCAGACACTGCCCACGCTCAGCGTGTCCTGACCTCCCtgaaccagcagagggcagcggGCAGGTTCTGTGACGCCACGCTGAATGTGGACGGTGGGGTGGTGTTCCTTGCCCACCGCAACATCCTGGCCTGCTTCAGCGCGCTGTTCCAACAAGCCAGCAGCACCCCCCCGGCGCCCTGCATGGACTTCTGCCTGCAGGGTTGCCCCGGTGAGGGCCTGGAGGTGCTCCTGAACTTTGTCTACACCGGGGAGCTGAAGCTGGACCCCAACAACCTAGACAAGGTGCAGCATGCAGCGACCAGCCTGTGCGTGCAGGAGGTGCTCGCCCTCTGTCAGAAGTTCAAGGACAGCTCAGTGGATGCTGCAGCTGCGAAGCGTAGGAGAGGCAGACCCAGGAAGTCTGCATCCAATGAGGCCGCAGTCAAAGAGACTGCGGTCACCAAGGACGAGCCCAGCGTTGATGCAGCTGCAGCCAGTcttaccaccaccaccaccacacgcTCAGGTCGAGTCGTCAAGGGCCCAAAGCGGCTGGTGACCATCGATGGCGGCTCCGTCGCTGACAGCAAAAGGGCGGCCCTTGTTCCTGTGGACAAAGGAGGTGGAGATATTCCTCTGGAGAGCACGAACCCAGACCAGCCAGCTGCAGGGACTGAGGTACAGAACACAGATGTTAGA GTTACAGAGCTGCAGGTTGACACAAATGATAACGGTGTTACCAAGGTAACGGGAGGAacagcaggggaggaggaggaagaagatgatgataaTGTGGGGGATTTTGAGGGGATCCACGATGACTCTGATGAGGAGTACGTGCCTGTCGCTGAGCCCTCTTCCTCCACAGCGACGCCACAGAAACGCAAAGCtcagagcaaaacaaacaaaactgaaagtGCAGAGGAAGACTCCAAGCAGGACTCTGTGCAGTGCCCCGTCTGCAACAAGTCCTTCAAGAGCAAATACTATCTGAAGGTCCACAACAG gCGTCACACAGGCGAGAGGCCCTTCGGCTGCCTGAAATGTGGGAAGAGGTACTTCAGGAAGGAGAATCTGCTGATGCACGAGAGCAGGGAGTGTGCCAGAGTGATG ACATACGGCTGCCAGACGTGCTCCGCCACCTTTACCGCCAAAGAGGAGCTACGCATGCACGTGGTGTCCCACACAGGAGAGATGCCCCACAAg TGTTCAACATGTTCAGAGCAGTTTATGTACAAGAAGAACCTGACCATGCACATGATGAAGGTCCACGGTCATCCCAAACCACATGCA TGTCCTCAGTGCCCCAAAACCTTCTTAACTCGGACGGAGCTGCGTGTGCATGAAGCAGCCAAACATCGAGGTGAGAAGCcgtttgtgtgtgaggagtgCGGTCACCGAGCGTCGAGTCGAAACGGCCTGCAGATGCACATCAAAGCCATCCACAG AAACGAGCGCCCGTTCGTCTGCACCTTATGCGGCCGCGCCTTCTCCCAGAAGAACAACCTCAACATGCATCTCCGCATACACAGCGGGGAGAGGCCTTACCAGTGTCACCTCTGCGGGAAAACCTTCAGAACGCAAG CCAGCCTGGATAAACACAACCGGACGCACACCGGCGAGCGCCCCTTCAGCTGTGACGTCTGCGAGCAGCGCTTCACGGAGAAAGGTGCCCTCGTCCGCCACAAGGCCAGCAAGCACGAGGAGGGCCGCCCCCACTGCTGCCACATCTGTGGCAAAACCTTCAAAG CTCGGGAGCAGCTGCGCGTCCACCTGCGGCGCCACAAAGGGATGAGGAAGTTTGAGTGTATAGACTGTGGCTACAAGTTCACCCGGCAG GCACACCTGCGGCGTCACATCCAGATCCACAAACGCACTGAGAACTACAACCCGCGCCAGAGGAAGCTCAGGAACCTGGTTGTGGGGAACGTGGACGGAAGTCCGGGCGTGAACGAAGCTGCCGAGGCAGCGGACGCCCCGCTGATCGCCGACAGGACGGACATTGTCCCGGAGACAGCCGTCATCCAGGGGAACACGAACTCAGACCCGGCAGGACCCCCCTCTGACTGCATAGTCAGGGTGGTGATCGAGTCAGCCGCctctgtgatggaggaggcGGTGTCCAACCAGAACCTGGGACACGGGGACGCAGCAGAGAGTTTCTCTGTGGAGACAGAGCCGTACGAGTCCACGATGGACATGGAGGGGATGGTGGCCAATCTGTCACAGTGTAAGAGCTGA
- the zbtb48 gene encoding telomere zinc finger-associated protein isoform X2 has protein sequence MPPAADTAHAQRVLTSLNQQRAAGRFCDATLNVDGGVVFLAHRNILACFSALFQQASSTPPAPCMDFCLQGCPGEGLEVLLNFVYTGELKLDPNNLDKVQHAATSLCVQEVLALCQKFKDSSVDAAAAKRRRGRPRKSASNEAAVKETAVTKDEPSVDAAAASLTTTTTTRSGRVVKGPKRLVTIDGGSVADSKRAALVPVDKGGGDIPLESTNPDQPAAGTEVTELQVDTNDNGVTKVTGGTAGEEEEEDDDNVGDFEGIHDDSDEEYVPVAEPSSSTATPQKRKAQSKTNKTESAEEDSKQDSVQCPVCNKSFKSKYYLKVHNRRHTGERPFGCLKCGKRYFRKENLLMHESRECARVMTYGCQTCSATFTAKEELRMHVVSHTGEMPHKCSTCSEQFMYKKNLTMHMMKVHGHPKPHACPQCPKTFLTRTELRVHEAAKHRGEKPFVCEECGHRASSRNGLQMHIKAIHRNERPFVCTLCGRAFSQKNNLNMHLRIHSGERPYQCHLCGKTFRTQASLDKHNRTHTGERPFSCDVCEQRFTEKGALVRHKASKHEEGRPHCCHICGKTFKAREQLRVHLRRHKGMRKFECIDCGYKFTRQAHLRRHIQIHKRTENYNPRQRKLRNLVVGNVDGSPGVNEAAEAADAPLIADRTDIVPETAVIQGNTNSDPAGPPSDCIVRVVIESAASVMEEAVSNQNLGHGDAAESFSVETEPYESTMDMEGMVANLSQCKS, from the exons ATGCCTCCTGCAGCAGACACTGCCCACGCTCAGCGTGTCCTGACCTCCCtgaaccagcagagggcagcggGCAGGTTCTGTGACGCCACGCTGAATGTGGACGGTGGGGTGGTGTTCCTTGCCCACCGCAACATCCTGGCCTGCTTCAGCGCGCTGTTCCAACAAGCCAGCAGCACCCCCCCGGCGCCCTGCATGGACTTCTGCCTGCAGGGTTGCCCCGGTGAGGGCCTGGAGGTGCTCCTGAACTTTGTCTACACCGGGGAGCTGAAGCTGGACCCCAACAACCTAGACAAGGTGCAGCATGCAGCGACCAGCCTGTGCGTGCAGGAGGTGCTCGCCCTCTGTCAGAAGTTCAAGGACAGCTCAGTGGATGCTGCAGCTGCGAAGCGTAGGAGAGGCAGACCCAGGAAGTCTGCATCCAATGAGGCCGCAGTCAAAGAGACTGCGGTCACCAAGGACGAGCCCAGCGTTGATGCAGCTGCAGCCAGTcttaccaccaccaccaccacacgcTCAGGTCGAGTCGTCAAGGGCCCAAAGCGGCTGGTGACCATCGATGGCGGCTCCGTCGCTGACAGCAAAAGGGCGGCCCTTGTTCCTGTGGACAAAGGAGGTGGAGATATTCCTCTGGAGAGCACGAACCCAGACCAGCCAGCTGCAGGGACTGAG GTTACAGAGCTGCAGGTTGACACAAATGATAACGGTGTTACCAAGGTAACGGGAGGAacagcaggggaggaggaggaagaagatgatgataaTGTGGGGGATTTTGAGGGGATCCACGATGACTCTGATGAGGAGTACGTGCCTGTCGCTGAGCCCTCTTCCTCCACAGCGACGCCACAGAAACGCAAAGCtcagagcaaaacaaacaaaactgaaagtGCAGAGGAAGACTCCAAGCAGGACTCTGTGCAGTGCCCCGTCTGCAACAAGTCCTTCAAGAGCAAATACTATCTGAAGGTCCACAACAG gCGTCACACAGGCGAGAGGCCCTTCGGCTGCCTGAAATGTGGGAAGAGGTACTTCAGGAAGGAGAATCTGCTGATGCACGAGAGCAGGGAGTGTGCCAGAGTGATG ACATACGGCTGCCAGACGTGCTCCGCCACCTTTACCGCCAAAGAGGAGCTACGCATGCACGTGGTGTCCCACACAGGAGAGATGCCCCACAAg TGTTCAACATGTTCAGAGCAGTTTATGTACAAGAAGAACCTGACCATGCACATGATGAAGGTCCACGGTCATCCCAAACCACATGCA TGTCCTCAGTGCCCCAAAACCTTCTTAACTCGGACGGAGCTGCGTGTGCATGAAGCAGCCAAACATCGAGGTGAGAAGCcgtttgtgtgtgaggagtgCGGTCACCGAGCGTCGAGTCGAAACGGCCTGCAGATGCACATCAAAGCCATCCACAG AAACGAGCGCCCGTTCGTCTGCACCTTATGCGGCCGCGCCTTCTCCCAGAAGAACAACCTCAACATGCATCTCCGCATACACAGCGGGGAGAGGCCTTACCAGTGTCACCTCTGCGGGAAAACCTTCAGAACGCAAG CCAGCCTGGATAAACACAACCGGACGCACACCGGCGAGCGCCCCTTCAGCTGTGACGTCTGCGAGCAGCGCTTCACGGAGAAAGGTGCCCTCGTCCGCCACAAGGCCAGCAAGCACGAGGAGGGCCGCCCCCACTGCTGCCACATCTGTGGCAAAACCTTCAAAG CTCGGGAGCAGCTGCGCGTCCACCTGCGGCGCCACAAAGGGATGAGGAAGTTTGAGTGTATAGACTGTGGCTACAAGTTCACCCGGCAG GCACACCTGCGGCGTCACATCCAGATCCACAAACGCACTGAGAACTACAACCCGCGCCAGAGGAAGCTCAGGAACCTGGTTGTGGGGAACGTGGACGGAAGTCCGGGCGTGAACGAAGCTGCCGAGGCAGCGGACGCCCCGCTGATCGCCGACAGGACGGACATTGTCCCGGAGACAGCCGTCATCCAGGGGAACACGAACTCAGACCCGGCAGGACCCCCCTCTGACTGCATAGTCAGGGTGGTGATCGAGTCAGCCGCctctgtgatggaggaggcGGTGTCCAACCAGAACCTGGGACACGGGGACGCAGCAGAGAGTTTCTCTGTGGAGACAGAGCCGTACGAGTCCACGATGGACATGGAGGGGATGGTGGCCAATCTGTCACAGTGTAAGAGCTGA
- the klhl21 gene encoding kelch-like protein 21 isoform X2, whose product MEKPVLQTQPSTLPFFDTAHAFNLLRGIHELRAERKFFDVTLCAEGREFHCHRTVLAAASTYFRAMFTGTLRESVMDRVVLHEVSAELLGLLVDFCYTGRVTVTQDNVDLLLKTADLFQFPSVKEACCAFLEQRLDVSNCLEIQDFAEAYACRELAGSARRFVLKNIMELAKGTDFQRLPWKRLLEFVSEDELCVDKEETVYQIAVRWVKADLQRRLHYWPELLQQVRLPFVRRFFLLAHVESDPLVYLSPTCLRMVNEARSFQSCEYDRHDRPCHRMRPRPSTGLAEILVVVGGCDQDCDELVTVDCYNPQTGQWRYLAEFPDHLGGGYSIAALGNDMYVTGGSDGSRLYDGVWRYKSSVNEWTEASPMLKAREYHSSCVLKGQLYVVASDSTERYDHALDCWEALPAMLHPMDNCSTTACSGRLYAIGSLTSEDTMAIQSYDADANRWVMVNCGQLPPWSFTPKTITLNGLIYFVRDDSAEVDVYNPQKNEWDKISPMTQVHVGGSVAVLGGKLYVSGGYDNTFELSDVVEAYDPAARSWSLAGRLPQPTFWHGSVSIFRQFMPLVSSAFEPGDAPSESNAIRLHRHQRHQALHNLNNNLNQNQDVNPAH is encoded by the exons ATGGAGAAGCCAGTTTTGCAGACACAGCCGTCCACCCTGCCCTTTTTTGACACGGCCCACGCCTTCAACCTGCTGCGGGGCATCCACGAACTACGTGCTGAGCGGAAGTTTTTCGATGTGACTCTGTGCGCAGAGGGCCGCGAGTTCCACTGCCACCGCACGGTGTTGGCGGCCGCCAGCACCTACTTCCGAGCCATGTTTACCGGAACCCTGAGGGAGAGCGTCATGGACCGGGTTGTTCTACACGAGGTGTCCGCCGAGCTCTTAGGCCTGCTGGTGGACTTCTGCTACACAGGGCGGGTTACCGTGACTCAGGATAACGTGGACCTCCTGCTGAAGACAGCTGATCTGTTTCAGTTCCCCTCCGTCAAAGAGGCCTGCTGTGCTTTTCTGGAGCAGCGGCTGGACGTCTCCAACTGCCTGGAAATCCAGGACTTCGCAGAGGCGTACGCGTGCAGAGAGCTGGCAGGCAGCGCACGCCGCTTTGTGCTCAAAAACATAATGGAACTGGCTAAAGGGACGGACTTCCAGCGGCTGCCGTGGAAGCGGCTGCTTGAGTTTGTGTCAGAAGATGAGCTGTGCGTGGACAAGGAGGAGACGGTCTATCAGATCGCAGTGCGCTGGGTGAAGGCCGATCTGCAGCGACGGCTACACTACTGGCCCGAGCTCCTCCAGCAGGTCCGCCTCCCCTTCGTCAGGAGGTTCTTCCTGCTGGCACACGTTGAGAGCGACCCCCTTGTCTACCTTTCTCCCACCTGCCTCCGCATGGTGAACGAAGCCCGCAGCTTCCAGTCCTGTGAGTACGACCGCCACGACAGGCCCTGTCATCGCATGCGGCCGCGGCCGTCCACCGGCTTAGCAGAGATCCTGGTGGTGGTCGGAGGCTGCGACCAGGACTGCGATGAGCTGGTCACAGTGGACTGTTACAACCCACAGACGGGACAGTGGCGCTACCTGGCTGAATTCCCAGACCACTTAGGAGGAGGCTACAGCATCGCTGCCCTCGGAAACGACATGTATGTCACAG GCGGTTCTGATGGGTCTCGCCTCTATGACGGCGTGTGGCGCTACAAGTCGAGCGTGAACGAGTGGACGGAGGCGTCGCCCATGCTGAAGGCGCGCGAGTACCACAGCTCCTGCGTGCTGAAGGGGCAGCTGTACGTGGTGGCGTCGGACAGCACCGAGCGCTACGACCACGCTCTGGACTGCTGGGAGGCCTTGCCTGCCATGCTGCATCCCATGGACAACTGCTCCACGACCGCGTGCAGCGGACGCCTCTACGCCATAGGCTCCCTGACCAGCGAGGACACCATGGCCATCCAGAGCTACGATGCAGACGCTAACCGCTGGGTGATGGTGAACTGTGGGCAGCTGCCCCCGTGGTCCTTCACGCCAAAAACCATCACCCTCAACGGCCTCATCTACTTTGTCAG GGATGACTCAGCCGAGGTTGATGTTTATAATCCTCAAAAGAACGAGTGGGACAAAATTAGCCCGATGACCCAG GTCCACGTAGGGGGCAGCGTGGCAGTCCTGGGGGGTAAACTGTACGTCTCCGGAGGTTACGACAACACATTCGAGCTGTCAGACGTGGTGGAAGCCTACGACCCCGCCGCCCGCTCCTGGAGTCTTGCTGGACGACTACCTCAGCCGACCTTCTGGCACGGCAGCGTCAGCATATTCCGTCAGTTCATGCCGCTGGTCTCCAGCGCCTTCGAACCCGGCGACGCACCGTCCGAGTCCAACGCCATCCGCCTGCACCGGCACCAGCGTCACCAGGCGCTCCACAACCTCAACAACAATCTCAACCAGAACCAGGACGTGAACCCTGCGCACTGA
- the klhl21 gene encoding kelch-like protein 21 isoform X1, whose amino-acid sequence MDTAGVLIAAEHQLSFLNTRKELVTVVVRSFTAVYSRRLRAVKQAWRGSSDKTVLSLTTEMEKPVLQTQPSTLPFFDTAHAFNLLRGIHELRAERKFFDVTLCAEGREFHCHRTVLAAASTYFRAMFTGTLRESVMDRVVLHEVSAELLGLLVDFCYTGRVTVTQDNVDLLLKTADLFQFPSVKEACCAFLEQRLDVSNCLEIQDFAEAYACRELAGSARRFVLKNIMELAKGTDFQRLPWKRLLEFVSEDELCVDKEETVYQIAVRWVKADLQRRLHYWPELLQQVRLPFVRRFFLLAHVESDPLVYLSPTCLRMVNEARSFQSCEYDRHDRPCHRMRPRPSTGLAEILVVVGGCDQDCDELVTVDCYNPQTGQWRYLAEFPDHLGGGYSIAALGNDMYVTGGSDGSRLYDGVWRYKSSVNEWTEASPMLKAREYHSSCVLKGQLYVVASDSTERYDHALDCWEALPAMLHPMDNCSTTACSGRLYAIGSLTSEDTMAIQSYDADANRWVMVNCGQLPPWSFTPKTITLNGLIYFVRDDSAEVDVYNPQKNEWDKISPMTQVHVGGSVAVLGGKLYVSGGYDNTFELSDVVEAYDPAARSWSLAGRLPQPTFWHGSVSIFRQFMPLVSSAFEPGDAPSESNAIRLHRHQRHQALHNLNNNLNQNQDVNPAH is encoded by the exons ATGGACACTGCTGGTGTATTAATAGCAGCAGAGCACCAGCTCTCTTTCTTAAACACGAGGAAGGAGCTGGTCACAGTCGTAGTGCGGAGCTTCACCGCTGTATATTCTAGACGGTTACGTGCTGTGAAACAGGCCTGGAGGGGCTCGTCAG ATAAAACCGTTCTGAGTTTGACCACTGAGATGGAGAAGCCAGTTTTGCAGACACAGCCGTCCACCCTGCCCTTTTTTGACACGGCCCACGCCTTCAACCTGCTGCGGGGCATCCACGAACTACGTGCTGAGCGGAAGTTTTTCGATGTGACTCTGTGCGCAGAGGGCCGCGAGTTCCACTGCCACCGCACGGTGTTGGCGGCCGCCAGCACCTACTTCCGAGCCATGTTTACCGGAACCCTGAGGGAGAGCGTCATGGACCGGGTTGTTCTACACGAGGTGTCCGCCGAGCTCTTAGGCCTGCTGGTGGACTTCTGCTACACAGGGCGGGTTACCGTGACTCAGGATAACGTGGACCTCCTGCTGAAGACAGCTGATCTGTTTCAGTTCCCCTCCGTCAAAGAGGCCTGCTGTGCTTTTCTGGAGCAGCGGCTGGACGTCTCCAACTGCCTGGAAATCCAGGACTTCGCAGAGGCGTACGCGTGCAGAGAGCTGGCAGGCAGCGCACGCCGCTTTGTGCTCAAAAACATAATGGAACTGGCTAAAGGGACGGACTTCCAGCGGCTGCCGTGGAAGCGGCTGCTTGAGTTTGTGTCAGAAGATGAGCTGTGCGTGGACAAGGAGGAGACGGTCTATCAGATCGCAGTGCGCTGGGTGAAGGCCGATCTGCAGCGACGGCTACACTACTGGCCCGAGCTCCTCCAGCAGGTCCGCCTCCCCTTCGTCAGGAGGTTCTTCCTGCTGGCACACGTTGAGAGCGACCCCCTTGTCTACCTTTCTCCCACCTGCCTCCGCATGGTGAACGAAGCCCGCAGCTTCCAGTCCTGTGAGTACGACCGCCACGACAGGCCCTGTCATCGCATGCGGCCGCGGCCGTCCACCGGCTTAGCAGAGATCCTGGTGGTGGTCGGAGGCTGCGACCAGGACTGCGATGAGCTGGTCACAGTGGACTGTTACAACCCACAGACGGGACAGTGGCGCTACCTGGCTGAATTCCCAGACCACTTAGGAGGAGGCTACAGCATCGCTGCCCTCGGAAACGACATGTATGTCACAG GCGGTTCTGATGGGTCTCGCCTCTATGACGGCGTGTGGCGCTACAAGTCGAGCGTGAACGAGTGGACGGAGGCGTCGCCCATGCTGAAGGCGCGCGAGTACCACAGCTCCTGCGTGCTGAAGGGGCAGCTGTACGTGGTGGCGTCGGACAGCACCGAGCGCTACGACCACGCTCTGGACTGCTGGGAGGCCTTGCCTGCCATGCTGCATCCCATGGACAACTGCTCCACGACCGCGTGCAGCGGACGCCTCTACGCCATAGGCTCCCTGACCAGCGAGGACACCATGGCCATCCAGAGCTACGATGCAGACGCTAACCGCTGGGTGATGGTGAACTGTGGGCAGCTGCCCCCGTGGTCCTTCACGCCAAAAACCATCACCCTCAACGGCCTCATCTACTTTGTCAG GGATGACTCAGCCGAGGTTGATGTTTATAATCCTCAAAAGAACGAGTGGGACAAAATTAGCCCGATGACCCAG GTCCACGTAGGGGGCAGCGTGGCAGTCCTGGGGGGTAAACTGTACGTCTCCGGAGGTTACGACAACACATTCGAGCTGTCAGACGTGGTGGAAGCCTACGACCCCGCCGCCCGCTCCTGGAGTCTTGCTGGACGACTACCTCAGCCGACCTTCTGGCACGGCAGCGTCAGCATATTCCGTCAGTTCATGCCGCTGGTCTCCAGCGCCTTCGAACCCGGCGACGCACCGTCCGAGTCCAACGCCATCCGCCTGCACCGGCACCAGCGTCACCAGGCGCTCCACAACCTCAACAACAATCTCAACCAGAACCAGGACGTGAACCCTGCGCACTGA